In a genomic window of bacterium:
- a CDS encoding transglycosylase SLT domain-containing protein, translated as MSQQQIAYGIAAIGIESAFNPDAESPTGPYGLGQFSTDTWNEAVAYYNSNYGGNLDPAQSRDDVSAQIAVMGAWTSKI; from the coding sequence TTGTCGCAGCAGCAGATTGCTTATGGAATAGCAGCAATTGGGATTGAGTCTGCTTTTAATCCTGACGCAGAATCTCCTACAGGCCCTTACGGATTGGGTCAATTTTCCACGGACACCTGGAATGAGGCAGTAGCCTATTATAATAGTAATTATGGGGGCAATCTTGATCCTGCTCAAAGCAGGGATGATGTCTCTGCTCAAATAGCGGTCATGGGAGCATGGACGAGCAAAATCTGA